Proteins from one Dysgonomonas sp. HDW5A genomic window:
- a CDS encoding Rossmann-like and DUF2520 domain-containing protein has translation MNVVFIGAGRLATHLAIELSKHPFNILQIYSRTDNSAMELARKVNAKSTSDIKEVIRDADIYIFSIKDSALPQLLAEIPSNKGLWIHTAGSIPLDIFKEYNNRYGVLYPFQTFSKDRNLDFSVIPLFLEANNENDLKILFNIAEQISSKVYSLSSKKRQYLHLTGVFACNFVNHMYSVSHSILEKEGIPFETVLPLIDETAAKIHSLSPKEAQTGPAIRYDENVINKHLELIKDPDLKEIYSLISKNIYKTNKPQ, from the coding sequence ATGAATGTTGTATTTATAGGTGCCGGACGTTTAGCAACTCATTTAGCAATTGAGTTATCGAAACACCCGTTCAATATTCTCCAAATATATAGCCGAACAGACAATTCGGCGATGGAATTGGCTCGAAAAGTCAATGCAAAATCAACCTCTGATATAAAAGAGGTGATAAGGGATGCTGATATTTATATATTTTCGATTAAAGATTCTGCTTTACCCCAGCTATTAGCTGAAATACCTTCCAATAAAGGTTTATGGATACACACCGCAGGTAGCATACCTTTAGATATTTTCAAAGAATATAATAACCGGTATGGCGTATTATACCCTTTTCAAACATTTAGTAAAGATCGTAATTTGGACTTCAGTGTAATTCCTTTATTTCTAGAGGCAAATAACGAGAATGATTTGAAAATCTTGTTTAACATCGCAGAGCAAATTTCTAGTAAAGTATATTCTTTATCTTCCAAAAAACGTCAATATCTTCATCTTACAGGTGTATTTGCATGTAATTTTGTAAATCACATGTATTCAGTCTCTCATAGTATCTTAGAAAAAGAAGGCATTCCTTTTGAAACTGTACTACCTTTGATAGATGAAACAGCAGCAAAAATACACAGTCTTAGCCCCAAAGAAGCTCAAACGGGTCCTGCAATACGTTATGATGAGAATGTTATAAACAAGCATCTTGAATTGATCAAAGACCCCGATTTAAAGGAAATATATTCCTTAATCAGTAAAAATATATACAAAACAAATAAGCCTCAATAA